The Ziziphus jujuba cultivar Dongzao chromosome 7, ASM3175591v1 genome includes a region encoding these proteins:
- the LOC107423612 gene encoding UDP-glucuronate 4-epimerase 3 — protein sequence MSQMKHLDNIPSTPGKFKMDKSPYIHRLRWHSSLAKLSFWSFVFLGLIFIFFFRSPSSSPMPSDPSRRSLRTYNWGGAAWEKRVRSSARVRSRNGFSVLVTGAAGFVGTHVSSALKRRGDGVLGIDNFNDYYDPSLKRARQALLERTGVFIVEGDINDSALLKKLFEVVAFTHVMHLAAQAGVRYAMENPGSYVHSNIAGLVNLLEVCKSTNPQPAIVWASSSSVYGLNTKVPFSERDRTDQPASLYAATKKAGEEIAHTYNHIYGLSLTGLRFFTVYGPWGRPDMAYFFFTRDILKGKAIPIFEAANHGTVARDFTYIDDIVKGCLGALDTAEKSTGSGGKKKGPAQLRVFNLGNTSPVPVSELVSILERLLKVKAKRNIMKLPRNGDVQFTHANISYAQREFGYKPTTDLQTGLKKFVRWYLSYYSGGKKAAE from the coding sequence ATGTCCCAGATGAAGCATCTTGACAACATTCCTTCAACTCCGGGAAAGTTCAAGATGGACAAATCCCCTTATATTCACAGACTTCGTTGGCATTCTTCGCTTGCTAAGCTCTCATTCTGGTCCTTTGTGTTCTTGGGCCtgatcttcatcttcttcttccgaTCGCCTTCGTCTTCTCCTATGCCTTCCGATCCCTCTCGCCGCTCCCTTAGAACCTACAACTGGGGCGGAGCTGCCTGGGAAAAAAGGGTCCGGTCCTCCGCTCGAGTCCGGTCCCGAAATGGGTTTTCGGTACTCGTCACTGGAGCAGCTGGATTCGTCGGAACCCACGTCTCCTCTGCGCTCAAGCGGCGCGGCGATGGCGTGCTTGGTATTGACAATTTCAATGACTACTACGACCCTTCACTGAAACGAGCTCGCCAAGCGCTTTTGGAACGGACAGGAGTTTTCATTGTCGAAGGAGATATCAACGATTCAGCACTGTTGAAGAAGCTTTTCGAGGTTGTAGCTTTTACGCATGTGATGCATTTGGCGGCTCAAGCTGGCGTCAGGTACGCCATGGAAAATCCTGGCTCTTATGTTCATAGTAACATTGCTGGTCTTGTTAATCTTCTTGAAGTCTGTAAATCTACCAATCCACAACCCGCAATTGTATGGGCTTCTTCTAGTTCTGTCTATGGACTCAATACCAAAGTTCCCTTTTCGGAAAGAGACCGGACCGACCAACCTGCTAGTCTCTATGCTGCTACTAAGAAGGCTGGCGAGGAAATTGCACATACTTATAACCATATATACGGTCTTTCGCTTACTGGGTTGCGATTCTTTACTGTTTATGGCCCTTGGGGGAGACCCGACATGGCATACTTCTTTTTTACGAGGGATATATTGAAGGGGAAGGCGATTCCAATCTTTGAAGCTGCTAATCATGGCACGGTTGCAAGAGATTTTACCTACATTGATGATATTGTTAAGGGGTGTTTGGGGGCATTGGACACTGCTGAGAAGAGCACTGGAAGTggagggaagaagaagggacCAGCACAATTGAGGGTGTTCAATTTAGGTAATACTTCCCCTGTGCCAGTCTCTGAACTTGTGAGCATTTTGGAGAGGCTCCTGAAGGTCAAGGCAAAGAGAAACATTATGAAGTTACCACGCAATGGGGATGTTCAATTTACTCATGCTAATATTAGCTATGCTCAGAGGGAGTTTGGGTATAAACCCACAACAGATTTGCAGACTGGTTTGAAGAAGTTTGTGAGGTGGTATCTCAGTTACTATTCTGGGGGGAAGAAGGCCGCTGAATGA
- the LOC107423610 gene encoding transketolase, chloroplastic, producing the protein MASSSSLTLSQALVARAISHHGCNPSWDRVSLSTLTIPTFSGLKSSSSSPTSSSSKPSRLPRRRANSSRPVRAAAVETLDKTTDTSLVEKSINTIRFLAIDAVEKANSGHPGLPMGCAPIGHILYDEVMKYNPKNPYWFNRDRFVLSAGHGCMLQYALLHLAGYDSVQEEDLKNFRQWGSKTPGHPENFETPGVEVTTGPLGQGIANAVGLALAEKHLAARYNKPDNEIVDHYTYAILGDGCQMEGIANEACSLAGHWGLGKLIAFYDDNHISIDGDTEIAFTESVDTRFEGLGWHVIWVKNGNTGYDDIRAAIKEAKAVKDKPTLIKVTTTIGYGSPNKANSYSVHGSALGAKEVDATRKNLGWPYEPFHVPEDVKKHWSHHVAAGAAFEAEWNAKFAEYEKKYKEEAAELKSIISGELPAGWEKALPTYTPESPADATRNLSQQNLNALAPVLPGLLGGSADLASSNMTLLKMFGDFQKDTPEERNVRFGVREHGMGAICNGIALHSPGLIPYCATFFVFTDYMRAAIRISALSESRVIYVMTHDSIGLGEDGPTHQPIEHLASFRAMPNILMLRPADGNETAGAYKVAILNRKRPSILALSRQKLSQLAGTSIEGVEKGGYTVSDNSSGNKPDVILIGTGSELEIAAKAAEELRKEGKAVRVVSFVSWELFDEQSDAYKESVLPEAVTARVSIEAGSTFGWEKIVGSKGKSIGIDRFGASAPAGKIYKEFGLTAEAVVAAAKQVS; encoded by the exons ATGGCTTCTTCTTCATCTCTGACCTTATCCCAAGCTCTCGTAGCCAGAGCCATCTCTCACCATGGATGTAACCCATCATGGGACCGTGTCTCTCTATCCACACTCACCATCCCCACCTTCTCAGGCCTCAAATCCTCTTCATCCTCTCCCACTTCTTCATCGTCCAAGCCTTCTAGGCTCCCGCGCCGCCGGGCGAATTCGAGCCGACCCGTTCGAGCTGCCGCTGTTGAGACCCTCGACAAGACCACTGACACGTCATTGGTCGAGAAGTCCATAAACACGATCCGATTCCTGGCTATAGATGCCGTTGAGAAGGCGAATTCGGGTCACCCGGGTCTGCCCATGGGTTGTGCCCCGATTGGTCATATTTTGTACGACGAGGTCATGAAGTACAACCCAAAGAACCCCTACTGGTTCAACCGTGACCGCTTTGTACTGTCCGCTGGTCATGGTTGTATGCTCCAGTACGCTTTGCTTCACCTTGCTGGCTACGACAGCGTTCAG GAAGAGGACTTGAAGAATTTCCGTCAGTGGGGAAGCAAGACGCCTGGACACCCTGAGAACTTTGAAACACCCGGCGTTGAAGTAACAACTG GTCCGCTTGGACAAGGTATTGCAAATGCTGTTGGTTTGGCCCTTGCTGAGAAGCACTTGGCTGCTCGTTACAATAAACCTGACAATGAGATTGTTGACCATTACAC ATATGCTATATTGGGTGATGGTTGTCAAATGGAGGGAATTGCAAATGAAGCTTGTTCCCTTGCCGGCCACTGGGGACTTGGAAAGCTGATAGCTTTCTATGATGACAACCACATTTCCATTGATGGCGACACAGAGATTGCATTCACTGAGAGTGTTGACACCCGTTTTGAGGGTCTTGGATGGCATGTTATCTGGGTCAAGAATGGAAACACTGGCTATGATGATATCCGTGCTGCCATTAAAGAAGCAAAGGCTGTCAAAGACAAACCAACCTTGATCAAG GTGACTACAACTATTGGTTATGGATCTCCAAACAAGGCAAACTCGTACAGTGTACATGGTAGTGCACTAGGTGCCAAGGAAGTGGATGCTACAAGGAAGAACCTTGGATGGCCTTACGAGCCTTTCCATGTGCCTGAGGATGTCAAAAA GCACTGGAGTCATCATGTCGCTGCAGGTGCTGCTTTTGAAGCTGAATGGAATGCCAAATTTGCTGAATATGAGAAGAAGTACAAGGAGGAGGCGGCGGAGCTAAAGAGCATCATCAGTGGTGAGCTACCTGCTGGTTGGGAAAAAGCACTTCCG ACATATACTCCGGAGAGCCCAGCTGATGCCACTAGAAATTTGTCTCAGCAAAATCTAAATGCTCTTGCACCAGTTCTCCCTGGTCTTCTTGGTGGCAGTGCAGATCTTGCATCCTCTAACATGACTTTGTTGAAAATGTTTGGAGACTTCCAAAAGGATACCCCAGAGGAACGTAATGTGAGATTTGGTGTTAGGGAGCATGGAATGGGAGCCATCTGCAATGGAATTGCCCTTCACAGCCCTGGCCTGATTCCATACTGTGccactttctttgttttcacTGACTATATGAGAGCTGCCATAAGGATTTCTGCCTTGAGTGAATCAAGAGTTATCTATGTTATGACCCATGATTCCATTGGGCTTGGTGAAGATGGACCAACCCATCAACCGATAGAGCACTTGGCAAGTTTCCGGGCAATGCCTAACATTTTGATGCTCCGGCCAGCTGATGGGAATGAGACTGCTGGAGCATATAAGGTTGCAATCCTTAACAGGAAGAGACCATCTATTCTGGCCCTCTCTCGGCAAAAGCTATCCCAGCTTGCTGGAACTTCCATTGAAGGAGTTGAGAAGGGTGGTTACACTGTATCAGACAACTCTTCAGGTAACAAGCCAGATGTTATTTTGATTGGAACTGGTTCTGAGTTGGAAATTGCCGCCAAAGCTGCTGAGGAACTCAGAAAGGAAGGGAAGGCTGTCAGAGTTGTTTCCTTTGTTTCTTGGGAACTCTTTGATGAACAATCTGATGCCTACAAGGAAAGTGTTTTGCCAGAAGCTGTAACAGCTAGGGTTAGCATCGAGGCTGGATCAACTTTTGGGTGGGAGAAGATTGTTGGAAGCAAAGGTAAGTCGATTGGGATTGACCGCTTCGGCGCAAGTGCACCGGCAGGAAAAATATACAAGGAGTTTGGTCTCACTGCAGAGGCTGTTGTTGCTGCAGCTAAACAAGTTTCCTAG
- the LOC107423611 gene encoding 3-phosphoshikimate 1-carboxyvinyltransferase 2: MAQASKICSNGASSTHIFPDVSKPNKPRSTNSVSLRSQFTSSSNYMSLKHKNGGLANFTVASRNVVGPVKISASVATTEKPSTVPEIVLQPIKEISGTITLPGSKSLSNRILLLAALSEGTTVVDNLLDSEDIHYMLGALRTLGLNVEEDRGNKRATVEGCGGLFPVAKESKDEVQLFLGNAGTAMRPLTAAVTAAGGNSSFVLDGVPRMRERPIGDLVVGLKQLGADVDCFLGTNCPPVRVIGKGGLPGGKVKLSGSISSQYLTALLMAAPLALGDVEIEIIDKLISVPYVEMTLKLMERFGVSVQHNGSWDRFFVQGGQKYKSPGSAYVEGDASSASYFLAGAAVTGGTVTVEGCGTSSLQGDVKFAEVLEKMGAKVTWTETSVTVTGPRRDASRRGHLKAIDVNMNKMPDVAMTLAVVALFADGPTAIRDVASWRVKETERMIAICTELRKLGATVEEGPDYCIITPPEKLNVTAIDTYDDHRMAMAFSLAACGDVPVTINDPGCTRKTFPDYFEVLGKFTKY, encoded by the exons ATGGCCCAAGCGAGCAAAATCTGCAGCAATGGAGCTTCAAGTACCCATATTTTTCCTGACGTTTCCAAACCCAACAAACCCAGATCCACGAATTCAGTCTCATTGAGGTCACAGTTTACGTCTTCCTCAAATTATATGAGTTTGAAGCATAAAAATGGAGGTCTGGCTAATTTTACGGTTGCTTCTAGGAACGTGGTTGGTCCTGTAAAGATCTCAGCTTCAGTTGCCACGACAGAGAAGCCGTCAACGGTACCGGAGATTGTGTTACAACCCATCAAAGAAATCTCTGGCACCATTACGTTGCCGGGTTCAAAGTCGTTGTCCAATCGGATTCTTCTTCTTGCTGCTCTCTCTGAG GGTACAACTGTTGTCGACAATTTGTTAGATAGTGAAGATATCCATTATATGCTTGGTGCATTGAGAACCCTTGGTCTTAATGTTGAAGAGGACAGGGGAAACAAACGAGCAACAGTGGAAGGTTGTGGCGGTCTGTTTCCTGTGGCTAAAGAATCAAAGGATGAAGTTCAACTGTTCCTTGGAAATGCTGGAACAGCAATGCGCCCATTGACAGCTGCAGTTACTGCTGCTGGTGGGAATTCTAG CTTTGTACTTGATGGTGTGCCTCGAATGAGAGAGAGACCAATTGGAGATTTGGTTGTTGGTCTTAAGCAGCTTGGTGCAGATGTTGATTGTTTTCTTGGCACAAACTGCCCCCCTGTCCGTGTAATTGGAAAAGGAGGTCTTCCTGGGGGAAAG GTGAAGCTTTCTGGATCAATTAGTAGTCAATATTTGACAGCTTTGCTTATGGCAGCTCCTTTGGCTCTTGGAGATGTTGAAATTGAGATTATTGATAAACTCATCTCCGTTCCATATGTTGAGATGACCTTGAAGTTGATGGAACGCTTTGGAGTCTCCGTCCAACATAATGGTAGTTGGGATCGGTTCTTCGTTCAGGGAGGTCAAAAGTACAA ATCTCCTGGAAGTGCTTATGTTGAAGGCGATGCTTCAAGTGCTAGTTACTTCCTAGCTGGTGCTGCAGTCACTGGAGGGACCGTCACTGTTGAAGGTTGTGGGACAAGTAGTTTACAG GGAGATGTGAAATTTGCTGAAGTTCTTGAGAAAATGGGTGCCAAAGTTACCTGGACAGAGACTAGCGTTACTGTTACTGGACCACGAAGAGATGCTTCAAGAAGAGGACACTTAAAAGCCATTGATGTCAACATGAACAAAATGCCAGATGTTGCCATGACTCTTGCAGTAGTAGCTCTTTTCGCGGATGGTCCCACTGCTATTAGAGATG TTGCAAGTTGGAGAGTGAAGGAGACAGAGAGGATGATTGCCATTTGCACAGAACTCAGAAAG TTGGGAGCAACAGTTGAGGAGGGACCTGATTACTGTATAATTACACCACCTGAGAAATTAAATGTGACGGCGATCGACACATACGACGATCACAGAATGGCCATGGCATTCTCTCTTGCTGCCTGCGGAGACGTTCCAGTTACCATCAATGATCCTGGTTGTACCCGAAAAACATTCCCTGATTACTTTGAAGTACTAGGCAAGTTTACAAAGTACTGA